The Saprospiraceae bacterium genome includes a window with the following:
- a CDS encoding ketoacyl-ACP synthase III: protein MSKILAAITSVGGFVPEDKLTNADLEKMVDTNDEWITTRTGIKERRIMRTPGKATSDMGVEVVNEIIRKSGIKPEDIELLICATVTADMMFPDTANTILDKVGAKNAFGYDINAACSGFLFALTTGAKFIESGMYKNVIVIGADMMSSIVDYTDRTTCIIFGDGAGGVLLQPADDGTGVKDSILRSDGSGREFLHMKGGGSLRPATFETVQNREHFVYQDGKPVFKAAVTGMVTTIKQLLERNQLDINEIDWLVPHQANMRIINAVADQLDFPKEKVMINIEKYGNTTAATLPLCLWEYEPRLKKGDKVMLTAFGGGFTWGSTYLIWNYDGK from the coding sequence ATGTCCAAAATACTTGCTGCAATCACGTCTGTCGGAGGATTCGTGCCGGAAGATAAACTAACCAATGCTGATCTGGAAAAAATGGTAGATACCAACGACGAATGGATCACCACCCGAACAGGTATCAAAGAACGAAGAATCATGCGAACTCCCGGGAAGGCTACTTCAGATATGGGGGTGGAAGTGGTCAATGAAATCATCCGAAAGTCCGGAATCAAACCGGAAGATATAGAACTCCTGATTTGTGCTACAGTCACAGCAGATATGATGTTTCCCGATACTGCCAATACCATTTTAGATAAAGTAGGTGCAAAAAATGCATTCGGATATGATATAAATGCCGCATGCTCCGGATTTTTATTTGCACTGACTACAGGCGCTAAATTTATTGAATCCGGAATGTATAAAAATGTCATTGTCATTGGTGCAGATATGATGTCTTCAATCGTGGATTATACAGACAGAACGACCTGTATTATTTTTGGAGATGGAGCCGGTGGTGTATTACTTCAACCCGCTGACGATGGCACCGGAGTGAAAGACTCCATACTCCGATCAGATGGATCGGGACGTGAATTCCTGCACATGAAAGGTGGTGGCTCGCTGCGTCCTGCTACCTTTGAAACCGTTCAGAACAGAGAACATTTTGTATATCAGGACGGTAAACCCGTTTTTAAAGCAGCCGTAACAGGAATGGTGACAACTATTAAACAACTACTGGAGCGCAATCAACTGGATATAAATGAAATCGATTGGTTGGTTCCGCATCAGGCGAATATGCGGATTATCAATGCTGTTGCTGACCAACTGGATTTTCCCAAAGAAAAAGTAATGATCAACATCGAAAAATACGGCAATACCACTGCTGCTACCCTTCCGCTATGTCTCTGGGAATATGAGCCCAGGCTGAAAAAAGGCGATAAGGTCATGCTCACCGCATTTGGCGGTGGTTTTACCTGGGGCAGTACTTACCTTATCTGGAACTATGACGGGAAATAA
- a CDS encoding T9SS type A sorting domain-containing protein, protein MKIVIVIFLLACFNRGISQCATHSCDPQLTGFGFNVECFTLNGSAILTVGWALAGGDPSCTVPPGSWRIQVQLPLSGIYGSMSVSDVNGPGFSWVYSEINKTFTGTNNVQMNWLSGGNILINVTGLIANNCSPILSNGQISILPLFAGGCPQAFANNTGNDELDSGKGVQNVLPIDLSSFNARNGECGEVIIDWTTGFERNSDFMILERSSDNTNFEVVSKIKSVNDISGASYAFIDDKVLGGTKYLYRIRQVDIDGTETTFKIISVLTKQCSGPELNLTLYPNPALDKVNITLEGFHNKDKVKLIILNTIGETVGTIDNASLTNANEFKLVNIPAGIYSVKVAGFDDVISKRFIKID, encoded by the coding sequence ATGAAAATAGTAATAGTAATTTTTCTTTTGGCATGCTTCAATAGAGGGATTAGTCAATGTGCCACACATTCTTGTGATCCGCAATTAACAGGATTTGGATTCAACGTTGAGTGTTTTACCTTAAATGGGTCTGCTATTCTTACAGTTGGTTGGGCTCTTGCAGGTGGCGATCCATCATGTACTGTTCCTCCGGGTAGTTGGAGGATACAAGTTCAACTTCCTCTATCTGGTATTTACGGATCAATGAGTGTATCTGATGTTAATGGACCTGGTTTTAGTTGGGTTTACAGTGAAATAAATAAGACATTTACAGGAACCAATAATGTTCAAATGAATTGGTTAAGTGGTGGTAATATTTTAATAAATGTAACGGGATTAATTGCTAATAATTGTTCGCCGATATTGTCAAATGGTCAAATTTCAATTTTGCCTCTATTTGCAGGTGGTTGTCCACAAGCATTTGCTAACAATACCGGAAATGATGAATTGGATTCAGGTAAAGGTGTGCAGAATGTGCTGCCGATAGATCTTTCAAGTTTTAATGCGAGAAATGGAGAATGTGGCGAAGTAATAATAGACTGGACAACCGGATTTGAGAGAAATAGTGATTTTATGATTCTCGAAAGGTCCTCAGATAACACAAATTTTGAAGTTGTTTCAAAGATTAAATCTGTTAATGACATAAGTGGAGCATCATATGCTTTTATTGATGATAAAGTCTTAGGAGGTACAAAATACTTATATCGGATTAGACAAGTAGATATTGACGGTACGGAAACAACCTTTAAAATAATATCTGTTCTTACAAAGCAATGTTCTGGCCCGGAATTAAATTTGACATTATATCCTAATCCTGCTTTAGATAAGGTAAATATTACTTTAGAAGGATTTCATAATAAAGATAAGGTTAAACTTATCATTTTAAATACAATTGGAGAAACTGTAGGGACTATTGACAATGCTTCTTTAACTAACGCTAATGAATTCAAACTCGTAAATATTCCTGCTGGTATTTATTCAGTTAAGGTAGCTGGATTTGATGATGTTATTTCAAAGAGATTTATCAAAATAGATTAA
- the pgi gene encoding glucose-6-phosphate isomerase, translating to MSDNINPQTTKAWKKLKKHHNDIKISYINDLFEADPARFDKFSVRFEDILFDYSKNQITKETMQLLFKLAKECKLKNAIESMFKGDKINVTENRAVLHTALRNKSGQPVFVDEINIMPQIKSVLLRIKKFCNEIISGKWKGYSGKKITDIVNIGIGGSDLGPVMVTEALTPYKNHLNIHFVSNVDGTHVAEVLKKVNPETTLFLIASKTFTTQETMTNAHTARHWFLSHSGNESFIKKHFVAMSTHKTAVEKFGIDTTNMFEFWDWVGGRFSLTSAIGLSIALSIGFDNFDRLLKGFYSMDRHFRSTPFEKNIPVIMALVGIWNVNFLKAESEAILPYDQYMHRFPAYFQQGNMESNGKSMDKSGQKVSYKTGPVIWGEPGTNGQHAFYQLIHQGTSLVPCDFLAPAISHNGIGQHHEILLSNFFAQTQALMKGKSKAEVIAEFEKEGKRPETYLPLVPFKVFEGNKPTNSILFKKLDPETLGRLIAMYEHKIFVQGVIWNIYSFDQWGVELGKQLAGKILPELSSNNPTNAFDSSTNGLINYWKTNKSEDK from the coding sequence ATGTCAGATAATATAAACCCACAAACTACAAAAGCTTGGAAAAAACTCAAGAAGCATCACAATGATATAAAAATTAGCTACATCAATGATTTATTTGAAGCCGATCCTGCACGCTTCGACAAATTTTCCGTTCGATTTGAAGATATCTTATTCGATTACTCCAAAAATCAGATCACAAAAGAAACGATGCAACTCCTGTTCAAACTTGCTAAGGAGTGTAAATTAAAGAATGCCATTGAATCCATGTTCAAAGGTGATAAAATAAATGTTACAGAAAACAGAGCAGTACTTCACACAGCTTTACGCAATAAATCCGGTCAACCGGTTTTTGTCGATGAGATCAATATAATGCCACAAATTAAATCCGTACTACTCAGAATTAAAAAATTCTGTAATGAAATAATATCCGGCAAGTGGAAAGGCTATTCCGGAAAAAAAATCACAGATATTGTCAACATCGGAATAGGTGGTTCTGATCTGGGACCCGTTATGGTAACAGAAGCACTGACGCCGTATAAAAATCATTTAAATATTCATTTTGTTTCCAATGTAGATGGAACACATGTTGCTGAAGTGCTGAAAAAAGTAAATCCGGAAACGACTCTCTTTTTGATTGCGTCCAAGACCTTTACCACGCAGGAGACAATGACAAATGCACATACTGCCCGTCATTGGTTTTTATCACATTCCGGTAATGAGTCGTTTATCAAAAAACACTTTGTTGCGATGTCCACCCATAAAACAGCAGTTGAAAAATTTGGTATTGATACAACGAATATGTTTGAATTCTGGGATTGGGTTGGCGGCCGTTTTTCACTTACTTCTGCTATCGGGCTTTCCATTGCTTTAAGTATTGGCTTTGACAATTTTGATAGATTGCTGAAAGGTTTTTACAGCATGGACAGACATTTTCGTTCCACACCATTTGAAAAAAACATCCCTGTGATAATGGCATTGGTCGGGATCTGGAACGTCAATTTCCTGAAAGCAGAATCAGAAGCTATCCTGCCTTACGATCAGTATATGCATCGTTTTCCTGCTTATTTCCAACAGGGAAATATGGAAAGCAATGGAAAATCAATGGATAAAAGCGGTCAGAAAGTATCTTACAAAACGGGCCCTGTCATTTGGGGAGAACCCGGAACGAATGGTCAGCACGCATTCTATCAGTTAATACATCAGGGCACGAGCCTGGTACCTTGTGATTTTCTCGCACCTGCTATTTCACATAATGGTATCGGACAACATCATGAAATTTTGTTATCCAATTTTTTTGCTCAGACACAGGCCTTGATGAAAGGAAAAAGTAAAGCAGAAGTTATCGCTGAATTTGAGAAAGAAGGTAAAAGGCCGGAAACTTATTTACCTCTTGTACCTTTTAAAGTATTTGAAGGTAACAAACCCACCAATTCTATCCTCTTCAAAAAACTGGATCCGGAGACTTTGGGAAGATTAATTGCAATGTATGAACATAAAATTTTTGTTCAGGGTGTCATTTGGAATATCTATAGTTTTGATCAATGGGGTGTAGAATTGGGTAAACAGTTGGCAGGAAAAATACTTCCTGAGCTAAGTTCAAACAATCCAACGAATGCGTTTGACTCATCGACGAATGGGCTGATTAACTATTGGAAGACAAATAAGTCAGAAGACAAATAA
- a CDS encoding gliding motility-associated C-terminal domain-containing protein, producing MIFKKSTFSYLAGILLFSLISMKAIAQSPFPTVIFNVTSAMGDTGDQVCLEFTVSNFTSVEAFQLNISYNSNLVIPDCPPDLSGSALFPNISGSSFNCTKKDNGYINIVWFDNPVSLPDGSNLFTICFDIIGNPGNSTPVFFNGLITPIEICQSGPNNETFCTETISSNSGVITIKSNTLQGFFNKCDADGINVLDNGNLTFYATGGTAPYSYSINGGLYTGTGVMDGERVTIDPIPMNTYNIVITDALGANITIGPITVSDNVPITYDTPIEKNTSCANLSNGFIVLRNIQGGTSPYRYSWSNFIAGVSNDSIRVDNLESGTYKVTITDFGGCVRTDSFTLSIDTLRLDVTIIPASCADVNNGRIILNATGGTPFSNGQYQYSLNNGTFFKFSNGFALNNRPTGPINLRVTDSLSCLAIFEPIFIPFERTLVAQTDSIKNVSCFGAADGTAQISITPLTNYLFTFEGETVGNIGNTFTTPPVGPGNYTINARDLQGCRASVSFQISEPDKLELNPTIVQPNCTPSGSITLNPTGGTGTYRYNWSPAAPNTNQLSNISGGTFRVTVTDDNNCSDSLSIVLNSGGTLNINARIISTLSCNNQNNASATVEINSPNFPTISWTNEAGTTISNMQTISNLGPGRYYVRVSEAGGCENTDSILITNPLPISFSIISTQPTCAGFNNGSLGVNASGGTGTLSYEWRRSGSGLLIGAMSVLAPVRSGSYYVIVRDSNGCIKDSTVVLTDPAKLEPGDPEVIEVRCFGQAVGRARMLDLSLNYLWSDGGVTFFTTNLPAGTNWVIANDGTCVSDTVFFNVPTVSKITIDRDNTVVVTPSCFDSSDGTISMRATGGVSTVYTYNWPPPLSRSGADIDNLREGIYVVEITDSFGCTVVDSVSIQGPDELEVSINTLQTIELSCKNQDQGQIALLTTGGNQGLKTYQWDNGQTSTGPVISNLTPGTYCATVTDVKGCEDRFCYTLEAPAPLIGQVNTPVLPKCFGDTTCISIGSVTGGTGNRYTFQINQGPRIPIGECVTVYAGPYLINIIDSAGCSIDTMINISQPLPVSVDLGEDIEIQLGTTSSVINATITAPAGVQSLIWNPEETLLCLTSDCETIEVSPLTTTLYRIFVTDNNGCTGVDDIEVRVKDTRNVFFANVFSPNGDGVNDYFQVVTGPGVEQVKSFAVFDRWGNQVFFRENYMPDEAGTDGWNGTFGGRALDPGVFVYYAKVLFADQRELTFSGSVTLLDKRRN from the coding sequence ATGATCTTTAAGAAATCTACATTTTCTTATTTAGCTGGTATTCTTTTATTTAGCTTGATTTCAATGAAGGCTATTGCCCAAAGTCCGTTCCCGACAGTAATATTTAATGTGACGAGTGCAATGGGGGATACCGGTGACCAGGTGTGCCTGGAATTTACGGTTAGTAATTTTACATCTGTTGAAGCGTTTCAGCTTAATATCTCTTACAATTCCAATTTGGTAATTCCTGATTGTCCTCCGGATTTAAGTGGATCTGCACTCTTTCCCAATATCAGTGGTAGTTCATTTAACTGTACTAAAAAAGATAATGGTTATATAAATATTGTGTGGTTTGACAATCCTGTATCACTTCCGGATGGTTCCAATCTTTTTACTATCTGTTTTGATATCATCGGAAATCCCGGTAATTCTACACCTGTATTTTTTAACGGGTTGATTACACCGATTGAAATTTGTCAGTCAGGGCCAAATAATGAAACCTTTTGTACCGAAACTATTTCATCCAATTCAGGAGTTATCACCATTAAATCAAATACACTGCAAGGTTTCTTCAACAAGTGTGATGCGGATGGTATCAATGTGTTAGATAATGGTAATTTGACATTTTACGCCACAGGAGGTACAGCACCCTATTCCTATTCGATCAATGGCGGACTTTATACCGGGACAGGTGTGATGGACGGAGAAAGGGTTACGATTGATCCGATACCGATGAATACCTATAATATTGTCATTACAGATGCTTTAGGTGCAAATATAACTATAGGACCAATTACAGTTAGCGACAATGTACCCATTACTTATGATACTCCTATTGAAAAAAATACATCTTGCGCTAATCTTTCCAATGGCTTTATTGTATTAAGAAATATTCAGGGAGGAACTTCACCATACAGATACAGTTGGTCTAATTTTATAGCCGGCGTTTCAAATGATTCCATCAGGGTTGATAATCTTGAATCCGGTACTTATAAGGTGACTATTACGGATTTTGGCGGTTGTGTCCGAACGGATAGTTTTACATTGTCTATAGACACTCTTAGACTGGATGTGACCATAATACCGGCCAGTTGTGCGGACGTGAATAACGGAAGGATTATACTAAATGCAACAGGCGGTACGCCATTTTCAAATGGTCAATATCAATACTCACTTAATAATGGTACCTTTTTTAAATTTAGCAATGGTTTTGCACTTAACAATCGTCCAACAGGGCCCATTAATTTAAGAGTAACAGATTCCTTGTCTTGTCTCGCTATTTTCGAACCGATTTTTATACCTTTTGAACGTACACTTGTTGCACAGACAGACAGTATTAAAAATGTAAGTTGTTTTGGCGCCGCTGATGGTACTGCTCAGATTTCAATTACCCCACTGACAAATTACCTTTTTACATTTGAAGGCGAAACAGTCGGTAATATAGGAAACACCTTTACAACACCTCCTGTTGGTCCCGGAAATTACACAATAAATGCAAGAGATTTGCAAGGTTGCAGAGCTTCTGTTAGTTTTCAGATTAGTGAACCGGACAAGCTGGAACTAAATCCTACAATAGTGCAGCCAAACTGTACACCTTCGGGGTCTATTACTTTAAACCCAACAGGTGGTACTGGAACATACAGATATAACTGGTCTCCGGCAGCACCCAATACTAACCAATTGAGCAATATTTCAGGAGGCACATTCAGAGTGACGGTTACTGACGATAATAATTGCAGTGATAGTCTTTCAATAGTTTTGAATAGTGGTGGTACTTTAAATATTAATGCAAGAATCATCAGTACGTTGAGTTGCAATAATCAGAATAATGCATCTGCTACTGTTGAAATCAATTCTCCGAATTTTCCCACCATAAGCTGGACCAATGAAGCCGGCACCACGATATCCAATATGCAAACCATATCAAATCTGGGACCGGGAAGATATTATGTCAGGGTATCAGAAGCGGGTGGGTGTGAAAACACGGACTCAATTCTCATTACCAATCCCTTACCGATTTCTTTTTCCATTATTTCAACACAACCTACATGTGCTGGTTTTAATAACGGAAGTCTGGGAGTCAATGCATCCGGGGGTACAGGCACATTAAGTTATGAATGGCGCAGGAGTGGCAGTGGATTATTAATAGGGGCAATGTCAGTATTGGCTCCTGTCAGATCCGGAAGTTATTATGTGATTGTCAGGGACAGCAACGGATGTATAAAAGACAGTACTGTTGTTTTGACAGATCCTGCCAAATTAGAACCGGGAGACCCGGAAGTGATAGAGGTCCGCTGTTTTGGGCAAGCGGTTGGAAGAGCCAGAATGCTGGATTTGAGTTTAAACTATTTGTGGTCTGATGGTGGAGTGACTTTTTTTACTACCAACCTGCCGGCAGGGACAAACTGGGTAATTGCCAACGATGGTACCTGTGTTTCAGATACTGTGTTTTTTAATGTTCCGACTGTAAGTAAAATCACGATTGACAGAGATAACACAGTTGTGGTAACTCCATCTTGTTTTGATAGTTCTGATGGAACAATATCAATGCGAGCAACAGGTGGTGTGAGTACAGTTTATACCTACAACTGGCCTCCACCACTCAGCAGGTCCGGTGCAGATATTGATAATCTTCGTGAAGGTATATATGTCGTGGAAATAACAGATAGTTTTGGATGTACGGTTGTGGATTCTGTTTCTATTCAAGGTCCCGACGAACTGGAAGTTTCCATCAATACACTTCAAACTATTGAACTGAGTTGTAAAAATCAGGATCAGGGACAAATAGCATTATTGACTACCGGCGGGAACCAAGGTCTGAAAACTTACCAATGGGATAATGGACAAACTTCTACAGGTCCTGTTATATCAAATCTTACTCCCGGAACTTATTGTGCAACAGTAACGGACGTGAAAGGGTGTGAAGATAGGTTTTGTTATACTTTGGAAGCACCGGCCCCATTGATCGGGCAGGTAAACACACCTGTATTACCGAAGTGTTTTGGTGATACAACATGTATTTCTATTGGTTCAGTAACAGGTGGTACAGGAAATCGTTATACGTTTCAGATAAATCAGGGCCCACGAATTCCGATTGGAGAATGTGTGACGGTTTATGCAGGACCTTATCTCATTAATATTATCGATTCTGCAGGTTGCTCAATAGATACTATGATAAATATTTCCCAGCCATTACCCGTCAGTGTAGATTTGGGTGAAGATATAGAAATCCAGTTGGGCACTACTTCTTCTGTCATCAATGCTACGATTACAGCACCTGCAGGTGTTCAGAGTTTAATCTGGAATCCAGAAGAAACTTTGCTTTGTCTTACTTCAGATTGTGAAACGATTGAAGTTTCTCCGCTTACCACAACACTATACAGAATTTTTGTGACAGATAATAATGGCTGCACCGGTGTGGATGATATTGAAGTGCGGGTGAAAGATACCAGAAATGTATTTTTTGCCAATGTATTTTCCCCCAATGGGGATGGTGTTAATGACTACTTTCAGGTTGTCACAGGCCCGGGTGTAGAGCAAGTCAAATCATTTGCTGTTTTTGACAGATGGGGAAATCAGGTGTTTTTCCGGGAAAATTATATGCCTGATGAAGCAGGTACGGACGGTTGGAATGGGACTTTCGGAGGCAGAGCATTGGATCCGGGAGTATTTGTATATTATGCTAAAGTATTATTTGCCGATCAACGTGAATTAACTTTCAGTGGGTCAGTCACACTTTTGGATAAGCGTAGAAATTAA
- a CDS encoding imidazolonepropionase, which yields MSSSTLITNIKILTGISSNNPDFKKGIAMSEVQQLEDAWLLIENGNIHSYGKMAEVPGRADHYIDATGRLVMPCWCDSHTHIVYAAGRESEYVDRIKGKSYEEIALAGGGILNSAARLREMSEDYLYEQARLRLDEVIAYGTGAIEIKSGYGLTKESELKMLRVIRRLKELGTAEIKANFLGAHAIPTEYKSNREGYIKIIIDEMLPEVAAEGLADYCDVFCDTGFYTVEETDRILQAAAAYGLKPKIHANELAVSGGVQVGIKNNAISVDHLEAITQTEIDALIMSSTIPTVLPSVSFFLRIAYAPARTMIDQGLGIAIASDYNPGSSPSGNIPLLMSIACNNMRITPTEAFNAVTINGAYAMELQKTHGTITVGKVANIIITKPIPSLDYLVYAFGKNHIEKVLLKGVIQ from the coding sequence ATGTCTTCTTCAACGCTTATCACAAATATAAAGATCCTGACAGGGATTTCATCTAATAACCCTGATTTTAAGAAAGGGATTGCTATGTCTGAAGTTCAGCAGCTTGAAGATGCGTGGCTGTTGATTGAGAATGGCAATATCCATTCTTACGGTAAAATGGCTGAAGTTCCCGGGCGTGCTGATCATTATATTGATGCAACCGGAAGACTGGTAATGCCATGCTGGTGTGACAGCCATACACATATCGTTTATGCAGCAGGTAGAGAAAGTGAATATGTGGACCGGATAAAGGGTAAAAGCTATGAAGAAATAGCATTGGCCGGTGGTGGAATACTCAATTCTGCTGCCAGACTGAGAGAAATGTCTGAAGATTATTTATATGAACAGGCAAGACTCAGACTGGATGAAGTTATCGCCTACGGAACCGGAGCCATCGAAATAAAAAGTGGTTACGGCCTCACCAAGGAAAGTGAACTCAAAATGCTTCGGGTTATCCGAAGGCTGAAAGAGCTGGGCACAGCAGAGATAAAAGCCAATTTTCTGGGGGCTCACGCTATCCCTACTGAATATAAAAGTAACAGAGAAGGATACATAAAAATTATTATTGATGAGATGTTGCCGGAAGTAGCAGCTGAAGGACTGGCAGATTACTGTGATGTCTTTTGTGATACAGGGTTTTATACGGTGGAAGAAACGGATAGAATCCTTCAGGCAGCCGCCGCATATGGGCTGAAACCCAAAATCCATGCGAATGAACTTGCTGTTTCAGGGGGTGTGCAGGTAGGTATTAAAAATAATGCCATATCCGTGGATCACCTGGAAGCAATCACTCAGACAGAGATCGATGCACTTATTATGTCATCCACCATTCCGACAGTACTGCCATCGGTTTCTTTTTTTCTGCGAATTGCTTATGCACCAGCTCGTACCATGATAGACCAGGGTTTGGGTATTGCGATTGCATCAGATTATAATCCCGGATCCAGTCCATCCGGAAATATTCCGTTATTGATGTCTATTGCCTGTAATAATATGCGCATTACCCCAACAGAAGCATTTAATGCCGTGACCATCAACGGTGCTTACGCAATGGAGTTGCAAAAGACACACGGTACGATTACAGTTGGCAAAGTTGCAAATATCATTATTACCAAGCCTATTCCTTCATTGGATTATTTGGTATATGCTTTTGGAAAAAATCATATCGAAAAGGTATTGTTAAAGGGGGTAATTCAATAA
- a CDS encoding thioredoxin family protein has translation MKTLIRSICVFSVLLFHLSMSGNNRETHQAVKSIEEARQIAVAEGKLIFVDFSAKWCAPCRWMDQTTYNDKQIVRIMEESFVQLRVDIDDISGFEMKKQFSVKYLPTIIILNAQGQMLERIEETVTPRVLASILDKHKSGAENNIVRHDVNSSPSAKKEALEYQNAELLMTSEDFLRYFHQNLDQKAYRIQSGVFSSYESADTQVKFFREKYSEPVNVVNEVHDGKVVFRVLVGQFFKEEEAEQFRTKLLKESSISGIVI, from the coding sequence ATGAAAACCTTAATACGTAGTATCTGCGTTTTTTCAGTATTGTTATTTCATTTGAGTATGTCAGGTAACAACCGCGAAACACATCAAGCTGTTAAAAGCATTGAAGAAGCCCGGCAAATAGCAGTTGCGGAAGGTAAACTCATCTTTGTGGACTTCTCCGCCAAATGGTGCGCTCCATGCAGATGGATGGATCAAACAACCTATAATGACAAACAAATCGTCCGGATCATGGAAGAGTCTTTTGTACAGTTAAGAGTAGATATAGATGATATATCAGGTTTTGAGATGAAGAAACAGTTTTCTGTCAAATATCTCCCCACCATTATAATTTTAAATGCACAGGGTCAGATGCTGGAGCGAATTGAAGAGACCGTAACACCACGGGTTCTGGCATCAATACTCGACAAACATAAATCCGGCGCAGAGAACAATATAGTCCGGCATGATGTCAACAGTTCGCCTTCTGCAAAAAAAGAAGCACTGGAATATCAGAATGCAGAGTTACTGATGACATCGGAAGATTTTCTAAGGTATTTTCATCAGAATCTGGATCAAAAGGCATATCGGATTCAGAGTGGGGTATTTAGTTCCTATGAAAGTGCGGATACACAAGTTAAATTTTTCAGAGAAAAGTATAGTGAGCCGGTAAATGTGGTCAATGAAGTACACGACGGTAAAGTTGTGTTTAGAGTTTTGGTTGGCCAATTTTTCAAAGAAGAAGAAGCTGAACAGTTCAGAACAAAACTCCTCAAAGAATCCAGCATATCGGGAATAGTTATCTGA
- a CDS encoding HYR domain-containing protein encodes MIASVVGGNRYMWFTTVQPAGLLLPIDDSYLDRNVPVSCSLPSGSAFPVGTTVVTCTATDNCGNESSCQFNVTVNDNQNPTVQSIPVVGAAIVGYTCGGTITLPTDANSCAAARSIIKPVWADNCAVVSSTAAANNAVTVSDFGSFITGVFPKGTTTITFTGTDAAGNMGTCTLIIQVNDNTPPSVTGCPVNITVSAAPNACSASVTWAEPTFFDNCPGVTVVQTSSLTGGLTNGSAFPLGTTTITYTATDAAGNVNNTCSFTITVNGVCANQTEFTTTFLIDAANFNLNQTRDAIYVIDNIGANPNNTQISILITRPADAFFSTAHSELFLSANVFGGVVTNNNDWVCNSNFIGYLCTSKPGVIINPGQSSIIGFQFTANGPSATINSKAQTVGQLLNGTGGDQNSNNNLAQSTFLIN; translated from the coding sequence TTGATTGCATCAGTAGTTGGAGGTAATCGCTACATGTGGTTTACAACAGTACAACCTGCAGGACTTTTACTTCCGATAGACGACAGTTATCTGGATAGAAATGTACCAGTGAGTTGTTCGTTACCATCAGGCAGTGCGTTTCCGGTTGGAACTACCGTTGTAACCTGTACGGCTACGGATAATTGTGGGAATGAATCCAGTTGTCAGTTTAATGTTACCGTAAATGACAACCAAAACCCTACCGTCCAATCAATTCCAGTTGTTGGAGCAGCGATTGTAGGATACACCTGTGGTGGGACCATAACCTTACCAACAGACGCTAATTCTTGTGCAGCTGCACGCAGTATTATAAAACCTGTCTGGGCAGATAATTGTGCTGTGGTCAGTTCAACTGCTGCAGCAAATAATGCAGTGACAGTCAGTGATTTTGGATCATTTATTACAGGTGTATTCCCTAAAGGTACTACCACCATTACTTTTACAGGAACAGACGCTGCAGGCAATATGGGAACCTGTACCCTCATTATTCAGGTCAACGATAACACACCACCATCCGTCACAGGCTGTCCGGTTAATATTACAGTTTCGGCAGCACCTAATGCATGTAGTGCAAGTGTGACATGGGCTGAACCGACATTCTTCGATAATTGCCCTGGTGTAACTGTTGTTCAGACATCATCGCTGACAGGGGGATTGACCAATGGGTCTGCATTCCCACTCGGAACTACTACTATAACTTACACAGCTACAGATGCTGCGGGTAATGTTAATAATACTTGTTCCTTTACAATAACAGTCAACGGTGTGTGTGCCAATCAGACAGAGTTTACAACGACTTTTTTAATTGATGCTGCCAATTTCAATTTGAATCAAACCAGAGATGCTATTTATGTGATTGATAATATTGGTGCAAATCCTAATAATACTCAAATTAGTATTTTGATAACAAGACCTGCAGACGCGTTTTTCAGTACTGCTCATTCAGAATTGTTTTTGTCAGCGAATGTATTCGGAGGTGTGGTGACCAATAACAATGATTGGGTGTGTAATAGTAATTTTATTGGTTATCTCTGTACTTCAAAACCTGGGGTAATAATAAATCCTGGTCAGTCAAGTATTATTGGATTTCAGTTTACTGCTAACGGGCCTTCAGCAACAATCAATAGTAAAGCACAGACAGTTGGTCAATTGTTAAATGGAACTGGTGGAGACCAAAATTCAAATAATAATTTAGCCCAATCAACCTTCCTCATTAATTAA